CTACTTCAAAAAGTCCCTGATTCGATCTCGAATACCAATTTCCTCCTAATCTCGAAACCAGATCTATTTTATGCTGATCGATCGATCCGTTTTCATCTAAAACAGATTCACTAATGTGGATTTTTACTACTTCACACAAAATCAGGTTTCCGGCACCTCCTTCTGTTCCTAACGGAATAATCTGCGTAATCTTGCATTCAAATTGCACCGGAGATTCTTTTACACGATACGGTTTTACCAAATCTGAAGGAACCTGAGTTAATCCGGCTTTGATAAATTCGTTTACACCGTCTCCATATTCGGTACTTGCAAGCGATGTCTGCTGTACTATATCATAGTTTACTACATTAATTACCACCTCTTTTGTTGCTTCGGCATTAATAAGGGTGTGTTTAACAGTATTGTCGCGGACACGTCTTGAAGGCGAAAAAACCAAAATTGGCGGATTAGCACTAAAGACATTAAAGAAACTGAATGGTGATAAATTCGGAATTCCTTTTTCGCTGATTGTACTGGCAAAAGCAATAGGCCTTGGCCCTACAGAACTCTGCAGATAGCCTTGTAACTTTGCTGTTGGTGTTTCTTTTGGATCGATGCTAATCATAACTTTTATTTTTAACCAAACCTCATTCTGGCAGGTACAAAAATATAGAAATCGTTTAATTCGGGGAAATTCTTTTAGAAGATAAAAACAAAATCTTTAAAGCGGTACAAAATATAAAATGTGTTTAATTCGTTATATTTATACCTCAAAAATTAGTTATGCACTTTTCCGAAAGCACAAATACA
This portion of the Flavobacterium gelatinilyticum genome encodes:
- a CDS encoding flavin reductase family protein — translated: MISIDPKETPTAKLQGYLQSSVGPRPIAFASTISEKGIPNLSPFSFFNVFSANPPILVFSPSRRVRDNTVKHTLINAEATKEVVINVVNYDIVQQTSLASTEYGDGVNEFIKAGLTQVPSDLVKPYRVKESPVQFECKITQIIPLGTEGGAGNLILCEVVKIHISESVLDENGSIDQHKIDLVSRLGGNWYSRSNQGLFEVAKPLTTLGVGVDAIPNFVRESTVFNGNDLGKLGNIEALPTKEEVSIFVKENFSVKGVLSSDDQEKVHLEAKKYLDKEDIASAWKVLLAKK